A single window of Notolabrus celidotus isolate fNotCel1 unplaced genomic scaffold, fNotCel1.pri scaffold_408_arrow_ctg1, whole genome shotgun sequence DNA harbors:
- the LOC117809758 gene encoding cingulin-like isoform X2 gives MKKNNMNRENRKTTVPALQERTEEADALRTHMKPADFKDEGDAVLLKDVQQVETLDFPQLQKEPLERPSLQDQKGDNDRCSSSAEGQIPEPESPWLRYKEEMVWPSVRERVALLRQEEQLKDLPKNHKDRTTSDRTTSDRTTSDRTTSDMDLDLVKVSKEEMVWPSVRERVALLGQEEQLMDLPKKRKDRKTSDRTTSDRTTSDRTTSDRTTSDRTTSDMDLDLVKVSSELETAEVAVTEISRPMEAVDVRKEKQTETNEDPDQPRVKQVLLSLVPEDLQNPACTWEQDRTILLGEISRLRAGLDQAHMALENQKHQASLKAEVIPDANKDHHQCEDKNSRLLAEAMEEISTITAALNEAREDLKTQKQEWEKVTSNLLSEQEETCRLKAALTQVQEDLKTQKDKSSLLEETTSKTKTALTQAQEDLKTQKDKSSLQEETTPKTKAALHQAREELETKESQWDVAKFKLVCEHVKERESLQTAQKQAEEDLRRQWEMDRCCLLAEHQEETIRMQDALKQAKEDLQTHQAEWQQEKASLMESLTAINKSLKEQQEDRAKTTNSFMDRLRSLETQLEEASRPPKKSFKKRFLQFFRRDARTPSQTSDTLSQDPSTSQSSSHSHQPQQVQSSLYP, from the exons ATGAAGAAGAACAACATGAACAGAGAGAACAGGAAGACCACCGTCCCTGCCCTGCAGGAGAGGACTGAGGAAGCTGATGCCCTCAGAACACATATGAAGCCTGCAGACTTCAAGGATGAGGGGGATGCAGTCCTCCTGAAGGACGTCCAACAGGTGGAAACACTAGACTTTCCTCAACTACAGAAGGAACCGTTAGAAAGACCATCTCTGCAGGACCAGAAAGGGGACAATGACCGATGTTCCAGCTCGGCTGAGGGTCAGATCCCTGAGCCTGAATCACCATGGCTCAGATACAAAGAGGAGATGGTGTGGCCGTCTGTGAGGGAAAGGGTTGCCTTGCTGCGTCAGGAAGAGCAGCTAAAGGACCTGCCAAAAAACCACAAAGACAG GACAACCTCAGACAGGACAACCTCAGACAGGACAACCTCAGACAGGACAACctcagacatggatctggaCCTTGTTAAGGTCTCCAAAGAGGAGATGGTGTGGCCGTCTGTGAGGGAAAGGGTTGCCTTGCTGGGTCAGGAAGAGCAGCTAATGGACCTGCCAAAAAAACGCAAAGACAGGAAAACCTCAGACAGGACAACCTCAGACAG GACAACCTCAGACAGGACAACCTCAGACAGGACAACCTCAGATAGGACAACctcagacatggatctggaCCTTGTTAAGGTTTCCAGCGAGCTGGAGACAGCAGAGGTGGCTGTCACTGAAATAAGCCGACCCATGGAAGCCGTTGACGTCAGAAAGGAGAAGCAAACAGAGACAAACGAAGATCCAGACCAGCCAAGAGTCAAACAGGTTTTGCTGTCTCTCGTTCCCGAGGACCTGCAGAATCCGGCATGCACGTGGGAGCAGGACAGAACTATTCTCCTTGGAGAAATCTCCAGACTGCGTGCTGGACTGGACCAGGCACACATGGCACTGGAGAACCAGAAGCATCAGGCCAGTCTCAAGGCGGAGGTGATCCCTGACGCCAACAAGGACCACCACCAGTGTGAGGACAAGAACTCCCGTCTCCTGGCCGAGGCCATGGAGGAGATCTCAACCATTACAGCTGCCCTGAACGAGGCCCGGGAGGACCTGAAGACACAGAAGCAGGAGTGGGAGAAGGTAACATCGAATCTTCTCTCTGAACAAGAGGAAACCTGCAGGTTGAAGGCTGCCCTGACGCAAGTCCAGGAGGACCTCAAGACACAGAAGGACAAGTCTAGCCTCCTAGAAGAGACCAcatccaaaacaaagactgcCCTGACCCAAGCCCAGGAGGACCTCAAGACACAGAAGGACAAGTCTAGCCTCCAAGAAGAGACCACACCCAAAACAAAGGCTGCCCTGCATCAAGCCAGAGAGGAGCTAGAGACCAAGGAGAGCCAGTGGGATGTTGCCAAGTTCAAGCTGGTTTGTGAGCatgttaaagaaagagaaagtttgCAGACTGCACAGAAACAGGCAGAAGAGGACCTTAGACGCCAGTGGGAGATGGACAGATGCTGTCTCCTGGCAGAGCACCAAGAAGAGACCATCAGGATGCAGGATGCCCTGAAGCAGGCCAAAGAGGATCTGCAAACACACCAGGCCGAGTGGCAGCAGGAGAAGGCCTCTCTCATGGAGTCTTTAACCGCCATCAATAAGTCACTGAAGGAACAACAAGAAGACAGAGCCAAGACTACCAACAGTTTCATGGACAGACTGAGGAGCCTAGAAACTCAGCTAGAGGAGGCTAGCAGACCACCCAAGAAGTCTTTCAAGAAAAGGTTCCTGCAGTTCTTTAGAAGAGATGCAAGGACTCCCTCTCAGACCTCGGACACCCTCAGCCAAGACCCTTCAACTTCTCAATCTTCCTCTCACTCCCATCAACCCCAACAAGTCCAGTCCTCACTCTACCCCTAA
- the LOC117809758 gene encoding cingulin-like isoform X1 → MKKNNMNRENRKTTVPALQERTEEADALRTHMKPADFKDEGDAVLLKDVQQVETLDFPQLQKEPLERPSLQDQKGDNDRCSSSAEGQIPEPESPWLRYKEEMVWPSVRERVALLRQEEQLKDLPKNHKDRTTSDRTTSDRTTSDRTTSDMDLDLVKVSKEEMVWPSVRERVALLGQEEQLMDLPKKRKDRKTSDRTTSDRTTSDMDLDLVKVSKEEMVWPSVRERVALLGQEEQLMDLPKKRKDRKTSDRTTSDRTTSDRTTSDRTTSDRTTSDMDLDLVKVSSELETAEVAVTEISRPMEAVDVRKEKQTETNEDPDQPRVKQVLLSLVPEDLQNPACTWEQDRTILLGEISRLRAGLDQAHMALENQKHQASLKAEVIPDANKDHHQCEDKNSRLLAEAMEEISTITAALNEAREDLKTQKQEWEKVTSNLLSEQEETCRLKAALTQVQEDLKTQKDKSSLLEETTSKTKTALTQAQEDLKTQKDKSSLQEETTPKTKAALHQAREELETKESQWDVAKFKLVCEHVKERESLQTAQKQAEEDLRRQWEMDRCCLLAEHQEETIRMQDALKQAKEDLQTHQAEWQQEKASLMESLTAINKSLKEQQEDRAKTTNSFMDRLRSLETQLEEASRPPKKSFKKRFLQFFRRDARTPSQTSDTLSQDPSTSQSSSHSHQPQQVQSSLYP, encoded by the exons ATGAAGAAGAACAACATGAACAGAGAGAACAGGAAGACCACCGTCCCTGCCCTGCAGGAGAGGACTGAGGAAGCTGATGCCCTCAGAACACATATGAAGCCTGCAGACTTCAAGGATGAGGGGGATGCAGTCCTCCTGAAGGACGTCCAACAGGTGGAAACACTAGACTTTCCTCAACTACAGAAGGAACCGTTAGAAAGACCATCTCTGCAGGACCAGAAAGGGGACAATGACCGATGTTCCAGCTCGGCTGAGGGTCAGATCCCTGAGCCTGAATCACCATGGCTCAGATACAAAGAGGAGATGGTGTGGCCGTCTGTGAGGGAAAGGGTTGCCTTGCTGCGTCAGGAAGAGCAGCTAAAGGACCTGCCAAAAAACCACAAAGACAGGACAACCTCAGACAGGACAACCTCAGACAGGACAACCTCAGACAGGACAACctcagacatggatctggaCCTTGTTAAGGTCTCCAAAGAGGAGATGGTGTGGCCGTCTGTGAGGGAAAGGGTTGCCTTGCTGGGTCAGGAAGAGCAGCTAATGGACCTGCCAAAAAAACGCAAAGACAGGAAAACCTCAGACAG GACAACCTCAGACAGGACAACctcagacatggatctggaCCTTGTTAAGGTCTCCAAAGAGGAGATGGTGTGGCCGTCTGTGAGGGAAAGGGTTGCCTTGCTGGGTCAGGAAGAGCAGCTAATGGACCTGCCAAAAAAACGCAAAGACAGGAAAACCTCAGACAGGACAACCTCAGACAG GACAACCTCAGACAGGACAACCTCAGACAGGACAACCTCAGATAGGACAACctcagacatggatctggaCCTTGTTAAGGTTTCCAGCGAGCTGGAGACAGCAGAGGTGGCTGTCACTGAAATAAGCCGACCCATGGAAGCCGTTGACGTCAGAAAGGAGAAGCAAACAGAGACAAACGAAGATCCAGACCAGCCAAGAGTCAAACAGGTTTTGCTGTCTCTCGTTCCCGAGGACCTGCAGAATCCGGCATGCACGTGGGAGCAGGACAGAACTATTCTCCTTGGAGAAATCTCCAGACTGCGTGCTGGACTGGACCAGGCACACATGGCACTGGAGAACCAGAAGCATCAGGCCAGTCTCAAGGCGGAGGTGATCCCTGACGCCAACAAGGACCACCACCAGTGTGAGGACAAGAACTCCCGTCTCCTGGCCGAGGCCATGGAGGAGATCTCAACCATTACAGCTGCCCTGAACGAGGCCCGGGAGGACCTGAAGACACAGAAGCAGGAGTGGGAGAAGGTAACATCGAATCTTCTCTCTGAACAAGAGGAAACCTGCAGGTTGAAGGCTGCCCTGACGCAAGTCCAGGAGGACCTCAAGACACAGAAGGACAAGTCTAGCCTCCTAGAAGAGACCAcatccaaaacaaagactgcCCTGACCCAAGCCCAGGAGGACCTCAAGACACAGAAGGACAAGTCTAGCCTCCAAGAAGAGACCACACCCAAAACAAAGGCTGCCCTGCATCAAGCCAGAGAGGAGCTAGAGACCAAGGAGAGCCAGTGGGATGTTGCCAAGTTCAAGCTGGTTTGTGAGCatgttaaagaaagagaaagtttgCAGACTGCACAGAAACAGGCAGAAGAGGACCTTAGACGCCAGTGGGAGATGGACAGATGCTGTCTCCTGGCAGAGCACCAAGAAGAGACCATCAGGATGCAGGATGCCCTGAAGCAGGCCAAAGAGGATCTGCAAACACACCAGGCCGAGTGGCAGCAGGAGAAGGCCTCTCTCATGGAGTCTTTAACCGCCATCAATAAGTCACTGAAGGAACAACAAGAAGACAGAGCCAAGACTACCAACAGTTTCATGGACAGACTGAGGAGCCTAGAAACTCAGCTAGAGGAGGCTAGCAGACCACCCAAGAAGTCTTTCAAGAAAAGGTTCCTGCAGTTCTTTAGAAGAGATGCAAGGACTCCCTCTCAGACCTCGGACACCCTCAGCCAAGACCCTTCAACTTCTCAATCTTCCTCTCACTCCCATCAACCCCAACAAGTCCAGTCCTCACTCTACCCCTAA